The segment CCCTGGAGGCAGCCTCTTGTCCCTCTCGCGGCAAACTGCCTACGGTCAGATCGCAGATGCACTCCGCGCGGCGATCCTCGCCGGAGAGTACGAGCCCACCGATGAGAATCCTGCTCGGAACGAGCTGCCGGGGGCCATCGAACTCGGCGCCAAGTATGGCGTCAGCGACAAGACCGCCGCCCGCGCCGTCCAACAGCTCATCGCCGAAGGACTCGTCGTGGGTCGACCTGGACTGCGACCCATCGTTGTCCCCCGAGCGCAACGTCCTGACCGCTGGCCAATGCATCGCCGGTACGCTCGCGCCCGCGAGTCCCGCGGTCTGGTGTTCGGCGGCGACATGCTAGGTCGCGAGGTCAGGAAGCGGACCACAGAAACCGGATGGACTCCAGCCTCTGACACGATCGCGCCGCTCCTGCGCATCAACCCCGGCGATCGCGTGTGGGCTCGGGCTCGTGAGCTCCTGATCGACGGGCGGGTCGCCGAACTCAGCGTGAGCTTC is part of the Actinomycetes bacterium genome and harbors:
- a CDS encoding GntR family transcriptional regulator produces the protein MSLSRQTAYGQIADALRAAILAGEYEPTDENPARNELPGAIELGAKYGVSDKTAARAVQQLIAEGLVVGRPGLRPIVVPRAQRPDRWPMHRRYARARESRGLVFGGDMLGREVRKRTTETGWTPASDTIAPLLRINPGDRVWARARELLIDGRVAELSVSFFPAEVAEGTPLTTPGDFPPGGVVRVLEDAGHPVLRTYNEARSRLATDEELRVFGTDPELQPLANRVVLEITHATYGVEGEPLEAVVSIRPAAGNVIIFETYEGTSGEDEDDDPSGGPDAAATSERTPP